Sequence from the Lepidochelys kempii isolate rLepKem1 chromosome 7, rLepKem1.hap2, whole genome shotgun sequence genome:
TTGTGCTCACCTGGAAGTTTATTCTCTAGCATGAAGTAGAGAGGCTCAATTCCTCCTTACACATTCTCCCAACCTTCCACTCCACCTCTCTCCCCATGAAATAAGGACTATTTGAAACAGGATGTGTTAAAATAATTATAGACACAGAGGATTTCTTCTCCTCCATAATAAAGGATGGATTCTTGAAACATTATGGTTCAGCTCCAGGAAAAGCATCAGAACAAGCAGAAGTATCTTCCTCAACTACTGAATATTTTAGGATGGCCCGCTCTCCCAAGTTAATCTTCCATATTAATAGTGATGTCAAACACCGCTTCTTCCCCACTCCCAATATTCTTTGCAACATACAGAGTGCGTGAACTTCCACTGATCATATAGTTAATAGAAGGTCTTGCCTCCTGTCTGCCATTTAACCATGCTTTTAAGTGCTGCCattagaaattaaacaaaaaacaaacatacatttaAGCCCGTAGGGCTCTCTCCATCAATTCCCCCTCCCATATCAGATCAGGGGGAGAGTCAACtgcctgattttgtaaacaaggaaCTTTTCCATAAATATACTATCCTCACCACCACCTTCatcctctggggctggaggagtgaAGCTTCCTACTCTCAGGCCATCTGACTTGTGGGTGATATTAAAGCTCAGACAGCTATGTAATAAGCATCCTGCCTGTGATCTAGCAATACACTTTTGTTCCAGCAGTGAGAATGCCGATGTTGCTCTTCAATGTGGGACTTCTGTAAAGTAGAAGAATGAGCTGCCACGGCATTACCTGAGAacttatttccccccaccctgcaccaaGCCTGACATACGAAATACTGAATTTTTGTAAGCATTTAATGGTGCCTTTTCTGCCTAGAGAATTTATAGACTGAAAAACTAGAGGCTATTTTGTATTGGTTGTGTTAATAAAATTATCACAACCACTACTACATGAGTTCTGGTACAGTATTAGTTCAGCttaaacttaaaagaaactaCTACGACTCTGTAATCATTTGATCACAAGAGTGTTGGGTGGCAGGGAGCAGTTAGGACTACACTTCTACTTTATACACTTATAAATCCCTTTGGTACTCTGCACTGTAGATGCCCTGAAATACCACCCTGGATTACACCCAGTTAAGTGTACACACAAGCAGCACAGAGTCATTTTGAATAGATAATTCCCTGAGTTAGTGAGAAAGTGTTATTCTAAACATCtgaatcaaaaggaaaaaaaaatgtaacataTGTCCTGTGAGGCAcaagatttaaaaacaataaaaagagtCAGTTAACTCAAGTGCCTTAAATTGGACATTCTCTTATAATGTAAAGTGTATGACCAAAAAAACGACAAGTAATTGCATTACTGATTTAGTCAATGAAAGTTTGTTTCTCTCTACGTGGCCCCAGTGTTTCTGGGAAAGCCCATTGCTCAGTGAATTCTTAAGTTTCAATTTACCAAAAGTAAATCTTATTCAGTACTGTATGGAAGTATTGCATAAATATGGCCTCTTCAAAGTAATACTGTATATCTCCTTCATTAAAAGATATGTCTCTAGCCAGTCCACAGCCATTTTTCTCTTGACCAGTATTTCAAAGGTGGCTGTTAAGAGCACACAGTGCACTGGAGTGTCAAAAGTATTAGCACATGACTGCCATGCACACATTCCTTTTAGAAAACATACTACATGCTCATTCTTTGCAGATTCTGTACTTGAGCTAATCGGTTGCCAATCCGGCTGTTTTCCTTCCGGAAAGAGTGCTACTTTTACTTAGATTGTTGCCCTCAAACTTATTTGAGGTTTGACAAAAAAAACCTAGGGTATCTAAATTTGTTTTCATCACCTCTCAAAGCAGGGAGTAATACAAGGATACCGTCCATTGATCTGGTAACTCCGGTTGTACGAGACACTTATACATGGCTTCACTTCTATTGGAACTGCTAGTGACATACTAGCACCAGTCTGCATCTGACCTCGAGTCTGAACGCCGGATTGTAAGCCAGCAGGGCAAGACTGCAGTGGGTAAGAGGATGTGTGACTAGTTGACACCATCTGCTGACAGTTTTGCTGTTGTGAGGTTTGCTGGTGATACTGTAATGGAGCTTGATGGGCCTGGAGATACTGTGATACATGTTGTTGAACATGAGCCTGCTGTGGAGTGGGACTCTGGGTGGGAAACGCACTGTGTTGTGCAGGCTGGGCATGTTGTCCTTTTTGCTTGTTTGCTTCTTTTACGTCATTATCATGTGCACTAGAATACAAAGAGAAAATAAGACCATTTTAGTCAATGTTTTGTATAGTTTTAAGAGTATCCTAACTGTAAAGCTGTAACAGCCTTTAAATACCAAAAACTATTTTGAAAAGGCCATTGAAGAAGCAATTCATATTCTTTAAAGATGTACATTAGGaagtttaaatgattttaaaggTTAGGGCCATGAATTTAAAAGGCTACAATGTGAAGAGAAGCATTTTCATTTAAGAGTTAATGAAAGTAGTATGCTTGGATATAAAGAGGTCAGAACACTACCATTTGCTAGTACAACATTACAGTGTAGGAGAATCAGAAAGTGACATTTTTGCTAGGAGCAGATTAGCCACCAATGAATGATTGTATTGTGACCATCTCAACTTCTCCAAGTCATTGATACTACTGATCATGAGGGATTACTGACTTGCTCGTGGTGCCCTACTGGATTGACCCTGCAGtcactcttccccttcctcttagcccttccagaaaggcattgAGTATGTTCTTTCCCTCGCCAATGGTATTCTTGGTATCCTTGTTCTGCCACAAGGTTTGATGCTGTAACACCTCGTGATTACTGGGTACAGTATGAAGGCCATAAAGGGAGATGGGTTATGGGCTAGAGAGTGCCACCTGCATGGAGAGGATAGTTTCTCTTCAAGTCTGGATTCAGATTTTTCTGTTCTTTATGTGCTAACCAAAGTTTGGACGTGGATGGGAGCAAATGTCAACAAGAGGGAAGTGAGGCTGGTGGCCTAGGGATTCATCTTGGAGAATGAAATTGATTAATTGGGGATATACCGTCACCCTTTTCTAGTATGGTTCAGTCTTGTGGTCCCATTGGATCCCTTGGCACATCTGCTATGTAGATGACACTGGCCTGCAgtttttccatttataaataaTGAGAAGGCAAGCTTTCCCCTCTTAGCTGTGGGACCCTCCATAACTATCCACACTTTTCTAACATGCTCCATTGGGAGCATCCTCTACTCAGAAAGCTCTAAATTCCAGAGGCTTAAGTAGACCTCCCATGTGCTCAGTACAGTTCACGGGATACCTATTAAATTCAATTCTCTAAAGCTCGATGCAGATTGGGAGCCAGTTATTTAAGGAGTCTGCTTCCACATGTTCATTTGAAACAGCTGAGATCTGCTACAGCACCCCAAAGGCACTCAGGTGGAAGTCCTCCCCTTGCTTCCCCGTACTCCAATCTTTTGAACTTATTACCTGACTGCCTGCCACAGCCCAAGTTTGGTGATCATGCTGcatatatttttcttctgtcaTGGTTTTGTCTGAGTATTTTATTTGCTGAGAGGAGGAAGGATGAAGGAGTTAGGTCAGGTGAGGTTTTTTGAAAAGCAGAGAGGGACTGACTGGTTGGTTTAATAAATATTGTACAGTACCTGGGTACTTTCGACAAAGATGCTGCACAAACTCACTAGTAAGTAAACTGTACTGTTTTTGTACATATTGTTTTTTAGTGTAAGTATCCTTTAAATATACCATGCTGTTACAGAGACAGAGCCTTTACAAATGAGAAGCCACCATTAGCTTACATTAATAGTCGTTCAATACATGGAATGAGGAAGTCCCAGGAGTATGCAGTAAGACGATGCAGTCGAGTTGGCCACGTTGGAGAGAGACGTAGGATAATCCTTGAAGCCGCCACACATGCAGTAGCCACTAACGAAGGAGCATAATTTAAAAATGCATGATCTGGACAGACACAAAAATTGTTTAGATGAGTCAGACACAAATATTATTTAAGAAATAAGGTTGCATTAACTAAACCATGCAACACACCTTGCAGAGATACTTCCAGAAAATAATCAGCATATTTTGCCATGTATAACTTGGTCTTCTCTAAGGAAACCATTGGCCAGCCATCGTGGAGATCTGTCTCATGGACAGCAATAGAAAGGTAATATTCAATGAAGTGAGCAGCAGTTGGGAGACACAAGTTCCACTGAAATGTTTCTAGCAACAACAGCTCCATGTGTAGCAAGTTCTGTTTTGTTAATACCAGATTCATGTTAGTCATACAACCCAAGCTGTTCAATTGTTCGAGCTTAGGGACGCTGTCTTCCTTTTCTTCAAATTTAccttggggcaggggagaggaagaaaaatacAATTAGAAACATGAGTACAACACACACGAAACCGCATTTGCTGTTATCGTTAACATTCGggtatttttcattgaaaacacTTGCTATACAATTGTTTTCCCATGTCAAATAGGCTCCTGCATGCAAAGTTGGATGGGAAGGTTCTGCCGAAGAGAGGAGGGACATACTGTTAAGGGTTAAGCTTCAGCAGATAGTTGCTATGCAACCTATAGGATATTACAGCAGTGTCACACTTCCTGTTGTCTCTTTATAGTTTCTCACACAAACAAGAGCcatttgcagagagagagagagagagaatactgaTGATGGTATGGTGTAGCCTGACTGTAATTCATAAATGACTTCTTGTTGTTCGTTAAGTTATCCTAAAACCTACCCCGGTAACTGCTAAAGtaccattaataataataataataaacgaTAATAATAGTGCAAGAGTGCACCTTTAgttttaagcttttaaaaaaaagaaaagtctttCCCTGTTCAAAGTGCAGTAGGAAGAATCAACTTGGTATAGAGGCTCTAATGTACATTTCAGTGTTTACGGGTATGTTTAAATTCAGTAACTGACAAGCAGAAATTGAGCCCTTCAGTCTAAATCAAGTGAGTTTCAGTCATGTGTATCTGGAAATGCATATGGTCATTTATGTAGACTTCCACAACTGTCCCTCCTTTTAAGTTTATcaatacttagattgtaagtccCAGgtgacagggaccatctttttgttctgtgtttgtacagcaccttgcacaatgggatcCTACTCCAAACTAGAACTAGGCGCTGCAgtaatactaataaataataataataattaatagcagCAGCTCCACCCTGTCCTGGACTTTGTCTTGTCATACCTGTATGTTTTAACCTAAAGTGAAGTTATACGTGTAAAAGCCCAGCAATAATGGATGCAAGTGCCACATTTCTATAGAACTTGCCACTGTTTTGCTACCTCAGTTTCACCACACTTTCCTCCTTTCCTACAGTCTTTCTACAGAAGGTGAagttatgttcttttagcaaataaGGACTCTTCAGTAGCAGCGGGACTCAGTCCACCGAATTAATTCCCTTGGTTCTCCCAGTTGTGGAAGGTACCCGTTTATTGTAACCATTTTGTTCATATTTTAGTTCTCACAAAATGATATAAATCCAAAAGTGACATTCAAGGTGTCTTTTCAGCATCTACAACAGATGagacttttctcctttttctgtgTATAACTGGGCAATTTGGAGGTAGCAGGTGACTGCCTTTAAAAAGAGGGCTCGTTTTCTTGTAATTCCTTCTTAATATATTTGTGATGTAAACACGGATCTGTGATTGTAGCTTTTAGTGTCCTTCCCCCACTTCACCAAATACCAACAGAAGTTGAAAGTCTTGAGAGAGGCCCGCATATTGAACCAAATTTAGCTGTGCTGATCTTTTATACATAATCTTCCTCCTAAATCTGCTTGATCACCTCAGAATGATCCTTTAGTTGGTACAAGAACCTAAGTTAAATTAGTGCAGAATACTTACTTGCTAAAAGTAAACAGGAAAGAGCAACCACATGTAGCTGCTGAATGGATATATCATAGCGGTCCATGAAGAGGTCCAGTAGATAGACAGCAAGATGTCGTGCAGCGGGACAGAGTCTGAAACGATTGCTCACAATGGCAATCAGGTCTGCAAAGTATCTTCTCAGATTTAACTGGGGAGACTGGCCTTTGTAGGAGGGAAGCTTCAGCTCCTAGACAGAGAGCAGCATATAGCTGTAGTACAATCACTATTATTTTTATG
This genomic interval carries:
- the CCNJ gene encoding cyclin-J, translated to MELEGQWWKGQLAADIHQALRYKELKLPSYKGQSPQLNLRRYFADLIAIVSNRFRLCPAARHLAVYLLDLFMDRYDISIQQLHVVALSCLLLASKFEEKEDSVPKLEQLNSLGCMTNMNLVLTKQNLLHMELLLLETFQWNLCLPTAAHFIEYYLSIAVHETDLHDGWPMVSLEKTKLYMAKYADYFLEVSLQDHAFLNYAPSLVATACVAASRIILRLSPTWPTRLHRLTAYSWDFLIPCIERLLIAHDNDVKEANKQKGQHAQPAQHSAFPTQSPTPQQAHVQQHVSQYLQAHQAPLQYHQQTSQQQNCQQMVSTSHTSSYPLQSCPAGLQSGVQTRGQMQTGASMSLAVPIEVKPCISVSYNRSYQINGRYPCITPCFER